The Aerococcus loyolae genome contains the following window.
CATGGTAAGAGCCTGGTTTAAATTTTGCCATTTTTTCCAGCCTTTCTAAATCTTTATTGTATATATTACATTGTATAATAATCGCTAGCTAAAGACCAATGATATCTAGAACCCTTTGCTTATTTCTTTGCTTAATCAACCATATAAAAGTAAACTAGAGATAACTATTAAAGAAGGAGTCTGTTCAATGTACGAAAAAATGCTTAAAGACTCAAAAAGTAAGCGCCAGATGCTGGTCAAACTCTTTTGGTCGACTTTCTACCTCTCTGCCTTTACCTTTGGTGGGGGCTATGTCATCATAACCCTCATGAAAAAGACCTTTGTGGATGATTATGGTTGGATTGAAGAAGACGAGATGCTAGACCTAGTGGCGATTGCCCAATCTTCTCCCGGAGCAATCGCAGTGAACGGCGCGATCGTGATCGGTTACAAATTAGCTGGCTTTATCGGTATCCTAGTCTCTGTCTTAGGCACCATCTTACCACCCATGCTGATTATTTCGGTAATTGCCCTCTTTTACCAACAATTTATCCAAAATTTCTGGGTTAAGACCCTCTTGGAAGGCATGCAGGCTGGCGTGGCAGCCGTTATCGCCGGCGTTGTCTTAGATATGGTTGCTGACGTTTGGCGGCGTAAGCAACCCATTCTGGTTATTATTATGCTAGCTGCCTTTATTGCTAATTACTTCTTTGCCGTTAATATTATCTATATTATTTTAAGCTGCATTGGACTAGGAGTAATATACAGCTGGTTACAAAGTAGGAAAGGACGCTAATCATGATTTATTTGCAATTACTTATCTCCTTTTTAAAAGTTGGAGCCTTTAGCTTCGGCGGTGGTTATGCTGCCCTGCCCTTGATTCAAGAAGAAATCGTTGAAAACCACTCTTGGCTATCCATGCAGGAATTTACCGACCTGATCACCATTTCGCAAATGACGCCCGGTCCGATCGCTATCAATTCCGCAACCTTTGTAGGAACTAAGCTGGCTGGGCCCCTGGGCGCTATTGTTGCCACTCTGGGTTCAATCTTACCTTCCATTATTATCGTGAGCATTATCGCCCGTCTCTACTTCAAATATCGTAATCTTAACCTCTTACAGAACGTGCTGGTGGCCTTACGCCCGGCTGTAGTAGCTATGATTGCCGCAGCCGGTTTATTAATCTTAATCTCCGCATTTTGGGGTGAAGCTCCAATTGCCCTAGTCAATATCAATTGGGTAGCCGTAGTCATCTTTGGCCTCGCCTTGGCCATACTCATCAGATATAAAGTCAATCCCATCTTAGTTATCGTCATAGCAGGAGTCATTAATGTAATATACCAAGCAGTTTTTATGGTGGTGTAAAGGAAATTATTAGCCACTATATAATAAAAAGACACTATTGAGCTAGCTAGAAAACTGATTACAATGTAACTAAAAGTCTACATAATGAAATTTAAATTCAACGTTACCTTTTTCGTTACACTTCTTATCAAACAAAAAAACGTTGTTATATCACTTTATTAAAAAGCTTGATATAACAACGTTTTCTTTAGTGCCGGCGGTGGGGGTCGAACCCACACGTCCGTGAGGACACGGGATTTTGAGTCCCGCGCGTCTGCCAATTCCGCCACGCCGGCTTATATATAAAAGGCGGTAGCCGGATTTGAACCGGCGATAAAGGTTTTGCAGACCCGTGCCTTACCCCTTGGCTATACCGCCATATTTAATTAAAAACTAACCTCTTCTTTTAAGAAGAGGTCTAAACAATTACCACTAGCATGATAATCATCAAACTGGGGTAGCTGGATTCGAACCAACGCATGACAGAGTCAAAGTCTGTTGCCTTACCGCTTGGCGATACCCCAATGTAAGGGCGAACGAGGGGAATCGAACCCCCGAGTGTCGGAGCCACAATCCGATGCGTTAACCACTTCGCCACGTTCGCCATATATATATGATATATAACAGGTTTAACAGGGACACTAGGAATCGAACCCAGATCGACGGTTTTGGAGACCGTAGTTTTACCGTTAAACTATGTCCCTATTCTCAAATGAGAATAGTTATCATTTTATGGAGGGAAGAGGATTCGAACCTCTGAACCCGAAGGAACGGATTTACAGTCCGCTGCGTTTGGCCGCTTCGCTATCCCTCCTAATGGATGGTCCGAGACAGAATCGAACTGCCGACACCTTGAGCTTCAATCAAGTGCTCTACCAACTGAGCTATCGGACCCCATTATAAGAACGGTCCGGACGGGATTTGAACCCGCGATCTCCTCCGTGACAGGGAGGCATGTTAACCCCTACACCACCGGACCAATATATGAATAATGGAGAATGAGGGGCTCGAACCCCCGACATTCTG
Protein-coding sequences here:
- a CDS encoding chromate transporter, yielding MYEKMLKDSKSKRQMLVKLFWSTFYLSAFTFGGGYVIITLMKKTFVDDYGWIEEDEMLDLVAIAQSSPGAIAVNGAIVIGYKLAGFIGILVSVLGTILPPMLIISVIALFYQQFIQNFWVKTLLEGMQAGVAAVIAGVVLDMVADVWRRKQPILVIIMLAAFIANYFFAVNIIYIILSCIGLGVIYSWLQSRKGR
- a CDS encoding chromate transporter, with product MIYLQLLISFLKVGAFSFGGGYAALPLIQEEIVENHSWLSMQEFTDLITISQMTPGPIAINSATFVGTKLAGPLGAIVATLGSILPSIIIVSIIARLYFKYRNLNLLQNVLVALRPAVVAMIAAAGLLILISAFWGEAPIALVNINWVAVVIFGLALAILIRYKVNPILVIVIAGVINVIYQAVFMVV